A region of Paractinoplanes abujensis DNA encodes the following proteins:
- a CDS encoding carbohydrate ABC transporter permease, whose product MTAIAPPVVRTKEPTRSSGGRSGSVLWMALPAFVWFTLFGIVPLLGVVALSFTTWNGIGEIVPSGLDSWTATLKDPGLPNALWVTFLIMALSWAVQTPMSILLGVFLATSKRYREFLAVLFFIPLLLSSAAIAITYKALLDPSFGLGSGLGVEWLNQDWLGSSTLAMGVLIFIVSWQFIPFHTLIYQGAVRQIPTSMYEASQIDGAGRVRQFLSITLPQLKYTIITSSTLMVVGSLTFFDLIYVLTGGGPGDSTRALALLMYKQGFQANLMGPASAIAVILVLVGLGLSLLLRRLGGRGDESQLEGA is encoded by the coding sequence GTGACCGCGATCGCTCCGCCCGTCGTACGGACGAAGGAGCCCACCAGGTCCAGCGGCGGGCGGAGCGGTTCCGTCCTCTGGATGGCGCTGCCGGCCTTTGTGTGGTTCACGTTGTTCGGCATCGTGCCGCTGCTGGGTGTGGTCGCGCTCAGCTTCACTACCTGGAACGGCATCGGCGAGATCGTGCCGTCCGGCTTGGACAGCTGGACGGCGACGCTCAAGGACCCGGGCCTGCCGAACGCGCTCTGGGTCACGTTCCTGATCATGGCGTTGTCGTGGGCCGTGCAGACTCCGATGTCCATTCTGCTCGGTGTCTTCCTGGCCACCAGCAAGCGTTACCGTGAGTTCCTGGCCGTGCTCTTCTTCATCCCTCTGCTGCTCAGCTCGGCCGCCATCGCCATCACGTACAAGGCGCTGCTCGACCCGAGCTTCGGCCTCGGCAGCGGCCTGGGCGTGGAGTGGCTCAACCAGGACTGGCTCGGCAGCTCGACGCTGGCCATGGGCGTGCTGATCTTCATCGTGTCCTGGCAGTTCATCCCGTTCCACACGCTGATCTACCAGGGTGCGGTCCGGCAGATCCCGACCAGCATGTACGAGGCGTCGCAGATCGACGGGGCCGGCCGTGTGCGGCAGTTCCTGTCGATCACGCTGCCCCAGCTCAAATACACGATCATCACCTCGTCGACGTTGATGGTCGTGGGGTCGCTGACCTTCTTCGACCTCATCTACGTGCTGACCGGCGGCGGCCCCGGTGACTCCACCCGGGCGCTCGCGCTGCTCATGTACAAACAGGGTTTCCAGGCCAACCTCATGGGTCCGGCCAGTGCCATCGCCGTGATCCTGGTCCTGGTCGGCCTCGGGTTGTCGTTGCTGCTGCGGCGGCTCGGCGGCCGGGGCGACGAGAGCCAGCTGGAAGGAGCCTGA
- a CDS encoding carbohydrate ABC transporter permease: protein MTDHRPSAPTVSGTPGGTRKRSKILQFNWIGGGLSWIWLFIVMLPIYWIIITSFKTQDTYFITNPLAPPSDFSFANYKTVIESDVARYFINSVIVTAGAIVPAVLISFMAAYAIVRGAGSRVLRLMNGVFVMGLAIPLQAVIIPVYLIIIRLQMYDTLAAIIMPSIAFAIPLSVLVLSNFIRDVPKELFESMRMDGASEWGTLWRLAFPLTRPALVTVTIYNALGIWNGFLLPLVLTQSPDNRTIPLALADFSGQFGVNVPAIAASVTLTTLPIVILYAVGRRQLLSGLTAGFSK from the coding sequence GTGACCGACCATCGGCCGTCGGCGCCGACCGTCTCCGGCACCCCCGGCGGCACCCGCAAGCGGTCCAAGATCCTGCAGTTCAACTGGATCGGCGGCGGGCTGAGCTGGATCTGGCTGTTCATCGTGATGCTACCGATCTACTGGATCATCATCACGAGCTTCAAGACCCAGGACACGTACTTCATCACCAACCCCCTGGCCCCGCCCAGCGACTTCTCGTTCGCCAACTACAAGACGGTCATCGAGTCCGACGTCGCGCGGTACTTCATCAACAGTGTGATCGTCACGGCCGGCGCGATCGTCCCCGCCGTGCTGATCAGCTTCATGGCGGCGTACGCGATCGTCCGTGGCGCCGGTAGCCGCGTGCTGCGCCTCATGAACGGCGTGTTCGTGATGGGCCTGGCGATCCCGCTGCAGGCGGTGATCATCCCGGTCTACCTGATCATCATCCGGCTCCAGATGTACGACACCCTGGCCGCGATCATCATGCCGTCGATCGCGTTCGCCATCCCCCTGTCCGTGCTCGTGCTGTCGAACTTCATCCGCGACGTCCCGAAGGAACTCTTCGAGTCGATGCGAATGGACGGGGCCAGCGAGTGGGGCACCCTGTGGCGCCTGGCGTTCCCGCTGACCCGCCCCGCGCTGGTCACGGTCACGATCTACAACGCGCTCGGCATCTGGAACGGCTTCCTGCTGCCGCTCGTGCTCACCCAGAGCCCCGACAACCGGACGATCCCGCTCGCCCTGGCCGACTTCTCGGGCCAGTTCGGCGTCAACGTCCCCGCGATCGCCGCCTCGGTCACGTTGACCACGCTGCCGATCGTGATCCTGTACGCCGTGGGGCGCCGCCAGCTCCTGAGTGGTCTGACGGCGGGCTTCAGCAAGTAG
- a CDS encoding LacI family DNA-binding transcriptional regulator, translating into MAAGGRRVTIATIAEAAGVSVPTVSRVLNGRTDVSPETRDRIEHLLREHDYRPRNSRQPLRAGLIDLVFHDLDSPWAVELIRGVEEVTHAAGIGTVISAVHRRTASTRQWLQNLRSRQSDGVVLVISDGAGPVYTELHRLNVPMVIIDPAGGAAADVPTIGATNWSGGRSATEHLISLGHTRIGLVEGPRSLLCSRARLDGYRAALESAGLRVDRRLVEPGDFSHEGGFAAAQRLLDRDDRPTAIFASSDQMALGVYEAARLRGIRVPDDLSVVGFDDLPEARWSSPPLTTVRQPLADMGGLAARTVLRLSRGEPIETPRVELATELVVRESTRRL; encoded by the coding sequence ATGGCCGCGGGCGGAAGACGAGTCACTATCGCGACCATCGCCGAGGCGGCCGGGGTTTCCGTGCCCACGGTGTCGCGAGTGCTCAACGGGCGGACGGACGTGTCGCCGGAGACCCGCGACCGCATCGAGCACCTGCTCCGCGAGCACGACTACCGCCCTCGAAACTCTCGCCAGCCGCTGCGCGCGGGCCTGATCGACCTCGTCTTCCACGATCTGGACAGCCCGTGGGCGGTCGAGTTGATCCGCGGCGTCGAGGAGGTCACCCACGCGGCCGGCATCGGCACCGTCATCTCGGCCGTGCACCGGCGCACCGCGTCGACCCGGCAGTGGCTGCAGAATCTGCGCTCCCGCCAGTCCGACGGCGTGGTGCTGGTGATCTCGGACGGGGCCGGCCCGGTCTACACCGAGCTGCACCGGCTCAACGTGCCGATGGTGATCATCGACCCGGCCGGTGGGGCGGCGGCCGACGTGCCGACGATCGGCGCGACGAACTGGTCGGGCGGCCGCAGCGCCACCGAGCATCTGATCTCGCTCGGTCACACCCGCATCGGGCTGGTCGAGGGCCCGCGCAGCCTGCTCTGCAGCCGGGCCCGGCTGGACGGTTACCGGGCTGCGCTGGAGTCGGCCGGCCTGCGGGTCGACCGTAGGCTGGTCGAGCCGGGCGATTTCAGCCACGAGGGCGGCTTCGCGGCGGCTCAGCGGCTGCTCGACCGCGACGACCGGCCGACCGCGATCTTCGCCTCGAGCGATCAGATGGCGCTGGGTGTCTACGAGGCGGCCCGGCTGCGCGGCATCCGGGTGCCCGACGACCTGAGCGTGGTGGGTTTCGACGACCTGCCCGAGGCGCGCTGGTCGTCACCGCCGCTGACCACCGTACGGCAGCCGCTGGCCGACATGGGCGGGCTCGCCGCGCGGACGGTCCTGCGACTGTCGCGGGGCGAGCCCATCGAAACCCCCCGGGTGGAGCTGGCGACCGAACTGGTCGTTCGCGAGTCCACCCGGAGGCTCTGA
- a CDS encoding serine/threonine-protein kinase: MPLIAGRYRLGETLGEGGMGKVWKARDEVLERDVAVKEILLPDEVGQVQRRTLREARAAARLGHPNVVQIFDVFEVDGRTWIVMEYVPSRSLQDVLRADGPIDPRRAARIGLDLLAALRAAHAAGVDHRDVKPANVLLADDGRVLLTDFGIATIEGDSLISSSDMLLGSPEYMSPERAKYGTAGMGADLWSLGATLYAAVEGRSPFRRGNALATLTALAADEPDPPRRAGALEPLLLGLLRKDPAERLDAAAVEHGLRAALAGAYGHALVPARDAVTTADLTLPSASAAAAVLPPAADSAADARVSPPVADSAADARVSPSAADDSSLAGRDASTSNDDSTAGGGVGSTGIDDSSADDAASRAGADVAPEGADVSPADAAVPAAAAVPAQRSAADGAGGGTPADGSRAAAAPAVPAQRSAADGAGGGTPADGSRAAAAPAVPAQRSAPRYAAGDAPAPAPVPADRPARSGRRWIGLASVAVLALLAAVVWVVTRPDGDGTPQGSGAPAASAPAASASAPAQPSATPSAAVTTTSRSIPPSTAATTAAPPDSPGSSELPALPDGWRDYRDRTGFAVYVPEGWTRSVERGIVYFRGDARVLGIDQTKKPAPDPVADWRGKADYRVGRGDFPSYREIGIDEVDYFTKAADWEFTFTRNGVRQHVNNRGVITGPKQAYGFYWQTRDAEWADRKDDLQLIFDSFRPAG; the protein is encoded by the coding sequence ATGCCTCTCATCGCCGGTCGATACCGCCTGGGCGAGACCCTGGGCGAGGGCGGAATGGGGAAGGTGTGGAAGGCCCGCGACGAGGTGCTGGAACGCGACGTCGCGGTCAAGGAGATCCTGCTGCCGGACGAGGTCGGCCAAGTCCAACGCCGTACGCTCCGGGAAGCCCGCGCCGCGGCCCGGCTCGGCCACCCGAACGTGGTGCAGATCTTCGACGTCTTCGAGGTGGACGGTCGCACCTGGATCGTCATGGAGTACGTGCCGTCGCGCTCGCTGCAGGACGTGCTGCGCGCCGACGGGCCGATCGACCCGCGCCGGGCCGCCCGCATCGGCCTCGACCTGCTGGCCGCCCTGCGCGCCGCGCACGCCGCCGGGGTCGACCACCGCGACGTGAAACCGGCCAACGTCCTGCTCGCCGACGACGGCCGCGTGCTGCTCACCGACTTCGGCATCGCCACCATCGAGGGCGACAGCCTGATCAGCAGCTCCGACATGCTGCTGGGTTCGCCCGAATACATGTCACCCGAGCGCGCCAAGTACGGCACGGCCGGGATGGGGGCCGACCTGTGGTCGCTCGGGGCCACCCTGTACGCGGCCGTGGAGGGGCGCTCGCCGTTCCGCCGGGGCAACGCGCTGGCCACGCTGACCGCCCTGGCCGCCGACGAACCCGATCCGCCCCGGCGGGCGGGCGCGCTGGAACCGCTGCTCCTCGGCCTGCTGCGCAAGGACCCGGCCGAGCGCCTCGACGCGGCCGCCGTCGAACACGGGCTGCGAGCGGCACTGGCGGGGGCGTATGGTCACGCCCTGGTTCCCGCACGGGATGCCGTCACCACGGCGGACCTGACGCTGCCGTCCGCGTCCGCGGCCGCCGCTGTCCTGCCCCCAGCCGCCGACTCCGCCGCCGACGCCCGGGTGTCACCCCCGGTCGCCGACTCCGCCGCCGACGCCCGGGTGTCACCTTCAGCCGCCGACGACTCGTCTTTGGCCGGCCGGGACGCGTCCACGAGCAACGACGACTCAACTGCGGGCGGCGGGGTCGGGTCCACGGGCATCGACGACTCGTCCGCGGACGATGCTGCCTCGCGCGCCGGCGCTGACGTCGCACCCGAGGGTGCCGATGTCTCACCTGCGGACGCGGCTGTTCCGGCTGCGGCGGCCGTTCCCGCGCAGCGGTCCGCTGCCGATGGTGCCGGCGGTGGTACGCCTGCGGACGGTTCGCGTGCGGCGGCTGCTCCCGCTGTTCCCGCGCAGCGGTCCGCTGCCGATGGTGCCGGCGGTGGCACGCCTGCGGACGGTTCGCGTGCGGCGGCTGCTCCCGCTGTTCCCGCGCAGCGGTCCGCTCCGCGTTACGCCGCCGGGGACGCCCCAGCCCCCGCCCCCGTGCCCGCGGATCGGCCGGCCCGGTCCGGGCGGCGCTGGATCGGGCTCGCCTCGGTGGCTGTCCTTGCGCTGCTGGCGGCCGTCGTCTGGGTCGTGACCCGCCCCGACGGCGACGGCACCCCGCAGGGCTCCGGTGCCCCTGCCGCGTCCGCCCCGGCCGCCTCCGCCTCCGCCCCGGCGCAGCCCTCGGCCACGCCGTCCGCCGCGGTCACCACAACCAGCCGCTCCATCCCACCCAGCACCGCGGCCACGACCGCCGCGCCGCCGGATTCGCCGGGGTCGTCGGAACTGCCCGCTCTGCCGGACGGCTGGCGCGACTACCGGGACCGTACGGGGTTCGCGGTTTACGTCCCCGAGGGCTGGACCCGCTCGGTCGAGCGCGGCATCGTCTACTTCCGAGGCGACGCCCGGGTGCTGGGCATCGACCAGACCAAGAAGCCGGCCCCCGACCCGGTCGCGGACTGGCGGGGTAAGGCCGATTACCGGGTGGGCCGGGGCGACTTCCCCTCGTACCGCGAGATCGGCATCGACGAGGTCGACTACTTCACCAAGGCGGCCGACTGGGAGTTCACGTTCACCCGCAACGGCGTGCGTCAGCACGTCAACAACCGCGGGGTGATCACCGGGCCGAAGCAGGCGTACGGCTTCTACTGGCAGACCCGCGACGCCGAATGGGCCGACCGCAAGGACGACCTGCAATTGATCTTCGACAGCTTCCGCCCGGCCGGCTGA
- a CDS encoding TetR/AcrR family transcriptional regulator yields MTESTAAPRRKRTDARRNVEALLDAAKTVFGTSGVDAPAKEITDLAGVGVGTLYRHFPQRSDLIKAVIEREIDACAEAAPALAAEYEPGEALARWLDRLATFVATKRGFASALHSGDPAYEGLSGFFMAKLGPALGSLLDRAVAAGAIRAGVSPQDLLYAVAKLCAPRPDEAPGYGRRMTALLVDGLRSA; encoded by the coding sequence GTGACGGAGAGCACTGCGGCCCCGCGCCGGAAGCGGACCGACGCCCGGCGCAACGTCGAGGCGTTGCTCGACGCGGCGAAGACGGTCTTCGGCACGTCAGGCGTGGACGCCCCCGCGAAGGAGATCACCGACCTGGCCGGCGTCGGGGTGGGCACGCTGTACCGGCATTTTCCGCAACGCTCCGACCTGATCAAGGCGGTGATCGAGCGCGAGATCGACGCCTGCGCCGAGGCCGCTCCCGCACTCGCCGCCGAGTACGAACCCGGGGAGGCCCTGGCCCGATGGCTCGATCGGCTGGCGACGTTCGTCGCGACGAAACGCGGCTTCGCGTCGGCGCTGCATTCCGGCGACCCCGCATACGAGGGCCTCTCCGGCTTCTTCATGGCCAAGCTGGGACCGGCGCTCGGGTCCCTGCTCGACAGGGCGGTCGCGGCGGGTGCGATCCGGGCCGGCGTGAGCCCTCAAGACCTGCTGTACGCGGTCGCGAAGCTCTGCGCGCCCCGGCCCGACGAGGCGCCCGGCTACGGCCGGCGCATGACCGCCCTCCTGGTCGACGGACTGCGGTCGGCCTGA
- a CDS encoding aldo/keto reductase, which produces MHYRTLGRTGIKVSPYGLGALMFATQVGNPDPGDSIRVIHKALDAGLNLIDTSDAYGDSEEVVGRALKGRRDTVVLATKFGRPAGADPNQQGGSRRWIMTAVENSLRRLQTDHIDLYQLHVLDPETDLEETLSALTDLIRTGKVRAIGSSNTPATGIVDAQWVSERRGLARLHTEQLPYSILNRANENDVLPTAQRHGLGTLVWGPLAQGMLTGRVRREQRNDLSRARFFQHLSDERRIDVVEQLLPLAREAGLPLTHLAMAFTIAHPGVTTALLGARTLDQLDNLLEGVGVALSEELLDRIDEIVPPGTDVTRLDQAYQPPSQRDPQLRRRPLTNRSAA; this is translated from the coding sequence ATGCACTACCGCACCCTGGGCCGGACCGGGATCAAAGTCAGTCCGTACGGGCTCGGCGCGCTCATGTTCGCCACCCAGGTCGGCAACCCCGACCCCGGCGACTCGATCCGTGTGATCCACAAGGCGCTCGACGCCGGACTCAACCTGATCGACACCTCGGACGCGTACGGCGACTCGGAGGAGGTCGTGGGCCGCGCTCTGAAGGGCCGGCGGGACACCGTCGTGCTCGCCACGAAGTTCGGCCGCCCGGCCGGCGCCGACCCCAACCAGCAGGGCGGCTCCCGGCGCTGGATCATGACCGCGGTCGAGAACTCCCTGCGCCGCCTGCAGACCGACCACATCGACCTCTACCAGCTGCATGTGCTCGACCCCGAGACCGACCTGGAGGAGACGCTCTCCGCGCTGACCGACCTCATCCGTACGGGCAAAGTGCGGGCGATCGGTTCCTCCAACACACCCGCCACCGGCATCGTCGACGCCCAGTGGGTCTCGGAACGCCGCGGACTGGCCCGCCTCCACACCGAACAGCTGCCGTACTCGATCCTCAACCGCGCCAACGAGAACGACGTGCTCCCGACCGCACAACGCCACGGCCTCGGCACGCTGGTGTGGGGGCCGCTCGCGCAGGGCATGCTGACCGGCCGGGTCCGCCGGGAGCAGCGCAACGACCTGAGCCGGGCCCGCTTCTTCCAGCACCTCAGCGACGAGCGCCGCATCGACGTCGTCGAGCAGCTCCTCCCGCTCGCCCGGGAGGCCGGCCTGCCGCTGACCCACCTGGCCATGGCCTTCACCATCGCGCACCCCGGCGTCACCACGGCATTGCTCGGCGCCCGTACGCTCGACCAGCTCGACAACCTGCTCGAAGGTGTCGGCGTGGCCCTGTCGGAAGAGCTCCTCGACCGCATCGACGAGATCGTCCCACCCGGCACCGACGTGACCCGCCTTGATCAGGCTTATCAGCCCCCGTCCCAGCGCGACCCCCAGCTGCGCCGCCGCCCTCTCACCAACCGCAGCGCCGCCTGA